The Candidatus Acetothermia bacterium genome has a segment encoding these proteins:
- a CDS encoding winged helix DNA-binding domain-containing protein produces the protein MIQARVDGTHPGEFLDLLHRKRLGFEYWDKVLCAIPIEEFPWFRALMAAGGETRPSGLAGHLVEEGHIALVQVEGVRTPFYAPPDAEERLAAAERAPLSDRARFLAPLDPLLWCRAALKKVWGFEYAWEVYKKPAHRRYGYYVLPVLHRGRFVARFDGRYDAKTRTLHVLGYWEEPDGLPLRHPAIQDAFRRFVDSRWGAHRLAQPVLRN, from the coding sequence GTGATCCAGGCCCGTGTGGACGGCACGCACCCGGGGGAGTTCCTGGACCTTCTGCACCGAAAGCGGCTGGGGTTCGAGTACTGGGACAAGGTGCTGTGCGCGATCCCAATCGAGGAGTTCCCGTGGTTTCGGGCCCTCATGGCCGCCGGGGGCGAGACCCGCCCAAGCGGGCTCGCCGGGCACCTGGTGGAGGAAGGCCACATCGCCCTGGTCCAGGTGGAGGGGGTTCGCACCCCGTTCTACGCCCCGCCGGACGCCGAGGAACGCCTGGCCGCGGCCGAGCGGGCGCCGCTTTCCGACCGCGCCCGGTTCCTCGCCCCGCTTGATCCGCTCCTTTGGTGCCGGGCCGCCCTGAAGAAGGTGTGGGGCTTCGAGTACGCGTGGGAGGTGTACAAGAAGCCGGCCCACCGCCGGTACGGGTACTACGTGCTCCCCGTGCTTCACCGGGGGCGGTTCGTGGCCCGGTTCGACGGCCGCTACGACGCGAAAACCAGGACCCTGCACGTGCTTGGGTACTGGGAGGAGCCCGACGGCCTTCCCTTGCGTCACCCCGCGATCCAGGACGCGTTCCGGCGGTTCGTTGACTCTCGGTGGGGAGCGCATCGCCTGGCCCAGCCGGTGCTAAGGAATTGA